One stretch of Arachis hypogaea cultivar Tifrunner chromosome 20, arahy.Tifrunner.gnm2.J5K5, whole genome shotgun sequence DNA includes these proteins:
- the LOC112782851 gene encoding uncharacterized protein isoform X1, with the protein MVVVQGSKITLPNPCTTLSSILFEPTSLSLALTHSDSSLSLYPSLSLLSLSSLPSPQTLIPSPSSSSTFLLLQTAPDNINHCNSKSAPRVLFLVSAPHRAGSQILLRFYLLNHKTNAFFRPRVICSQKDLRFEHQLGVLVNSKHGVSIKLSGSVNYFAMYSVSAAKVWVFATKLDCSDDGDAVKLMRCAVIECSRPVWSVTLSFGFLLLGEENGVRVFSLRRIAKGRVKKGKNVYSKPTNGGDLVKRGGRRISSGGGEGLVDLACNGDLEGRIEKHGVAVKQTNVKLKHDDRDGGAYFVALKQNDVETKSMTRAAMPVKAISIQALSQRMFLILDSGGDVHLLSLSNSGIGVDITGRVRQLPHVMKVQNLAVLPDISTISQTVWISDGSHSVHMFSAVDMENALNEIDGNDEDEKQIHLPVIRVLFCSEKVQDVTSVASNSVMILGQGGLYAYAIS; encoded by the exons ATGGTTGTTGTACAAGGTTCCAAGATTACCCTCCCAAATCCATGCACCACCCTCTCTTCAATCCTCTTTGAaccaacctctctctctctcgcacTAACCCACTCTGACTCCTCTCTTTCCCTttacccttctctctcccttctttctctctcttcactcCCTTCCCCGCAAACCCTAATTCCTTCCCCTTCTTCCTCCTCCACCTTCCTCCTCCTCCAAACTGCCCCTGACAATATTAATCATTGTAATTCCAAATCTGCCCCTCGCGTCCTCTTCCTAGTCTCTGCACCCCACCGCGCCGGATCCCAAATCCTCCTCCGCTTCTACCTCTTGAACCACAAAACCAACGCTTTCTTTAGGCCACGTGTTATTTGTTCCCAGAAGGACCTGCGCTTCGAGCACCAGCTGGGCGTTTTGGTAAATTCCAAGCATGGGGTTTCCATCAAGCTTTCTGGTTCCGTTAATTACTTTGCAATGTACTCCGTTTCCGCCGCAAAGGTTTGGGTTTTTGCCACAAAATTGGATTGCAGCGACGATGGCGATGCGGTGAAACTGATGAGGTGTGCGGTGATTGAGTGCTCCAGGCCTGTGTGGTCTGTTACCTTGTCGTTTGGGTTCTTGCTTCTTGGAGAAGAAAATGGAGTTAGGGTTTTCAGTCTCAGGCGAATCGCGAAAGGAAGGGTCAAGAAGGGGAAGAATGTGTATTCGAAGCCAACGAATGGCGGCGATCTGGTGAAGAGAGGAGGGAGACGAATTAGCAGTGGTGGTGGTGAAGGGCTGGTGGATTTAGCTTGCAATGGTGATTTGGAAGGGAGAATTGAGAAACATGGTGTTGCTG tgaAGCAGACAAATGTTAAATTAAAACATGATGACAGAGATGGAGGTGCATATTTTGTGGCATTGAAGCAAAATGATGTTGAAACAAAATCCATGACAAGAGCAGCAATGCCTGTGAAAGCAATTTCCATTCAGGCTCTTTCGCAGAGAATGTTTCTGATTTTGGACTCTGGCGGAGATGTACACCTGCTATCCTTGTCAAATTCTGGCATAGGTGTTGATATCACTGGTCGTGTTAGGCAACTGCCTCATGTCATGAAAGTGCAAAATCTGGCAGTTCTTCCTGATATTTCTACAA TATCACAGACTGTCTGGATATCAGATGGAAGCCACTCTGTGCATATGTTCAGTGCAGTTGACATGGAAAATGCTTTAAATGAAATCGATGGAAATGATGAGGACGAAAAGCAGATTCATCTCCCAG TTATTCGAGTTCTTTTCTGTAGTGAGAAGGTCCAAGATGTCACTTCTGTTGCTTCAAATTCTGTTATGATTCTTGGacaag GAGGCTTATATGCATATGCGATTTCCTGA
- the LOC112782851 gene encoding uncharacterized protein isoform X2, translating to MVVVQGSKITLPNPCTTLSSILFEPTSLSLALTHSDSSLSLYPSLSLLSLSSLPSPQTLIPSPSSSSTFLLLQTAPDNINHCNSKSAPRVLFLVSAPHRAGSQILLRFYLLNHKTNAFFRPRVICSQKDLRFEHQLGVLVNSKHGVSIKLSGSVNYFAMYSVSAAKVWVFATKLDCSDDGDAVKLMRCAVIECSRPVWSVTLSFGFLLLGEENGVRVFSLRRIAKGRVKKGKNVYSKPTNGGDLVKRGGRRISSGGGEGLVDLACNGDLEGRIEKHGVAVKQTNVKLKHDDRDGGAYFVALKQNDVETKSMTRAAMPVKAISIQALSQRMFLILDSGGDVHLLSLSNSGIGVDITGRVRQLPHVMKVQNLAVLPDISTISQTVWISDGSHSVHMFSAVDMENALNEIDGNDEDEKQIHLPGGLYAYAIS from the exons ATGGTTGTTGTACAAGGTTCCAAGATTACCCTCCCAAATCCATGCACCACCCTCTCTTCAATCCTCTTTGAaccaacctctctctctctcgcacTAACCCACTCTGACTCCTCTCTTTCCCTttacccttctctctcccttctttctctctcttcactcCCTTCCCCGCAAACCCTAATTCCTTCCCCTTCTTCCTCCTCCACCTTCCTCCTCCTCCAAACTGCCCCTGACAATATTAATCATTGTAATTCCAAATCTGCCCCTCGCGTCCTCTTCCTAGTCTCTGCACCCCACCGCGCCGGATCCCAAATCCTCCTCCGCTTCTACCTCTTGAACCACAAAACCAACGCTTTCTTTAGGCCACGTGTTATTTGTTCCCAGAAGGACCTGCGCTTCGAGCACCAGCTGGGCGTTTTGGTAAATTCCAAGCATGGGGTTTCCATCAAGCTTTCTGGTTCCGTTAATTACTTTGCAATGTACTCCGTTTCCGCCGCAAAGGTTTGGGTTTTTGCCACAAAATTGGATTGCAGCGACGATGGCGATGCGGTGAAACTGATGAGGTGTGCGGTGATTGAGTGCTCCAGGCCTGTGTGGTCTGTTACCTTGTCGTTTGGGTTCTTGCTTCTTGGAGAAGAAAATGGAGTTAGGGTTTTCAGTCTCAGGCGAATCGCGAAAGGAAGGGTCAAGAAGGGGAAGAATGTGTATTCGAAGCCAACGAATGGCGGCGATCTGGTGAAGAGAGGAGGGAGACGAATTAGCAGTGGTGGTGGTGAAGGGCTGGTGGATTTAGCTTGCAATGGTGATTTGGAAGGGAGAATTGAGAAACATGGTGTTGCTG tgaAGCAGACAAATGTTAAATTAAAACATGATGACAGAGATGGAGGTGCATATTTTGTGGCATTGAAGCAAAATGATGTTGAAACAAAATCCATGACAAGAGCAGCAATGCCTGTGAAAGCAATTTCCATTCAGGCTCTTTCGCAGAGAATGTTTCTGATTTTGGACTCTGGCGGAGATGTACACCTGCTATCCTTGTCAAATTCTGGCATAGGTGTTGATATCACTGGTCGTGTTAGGCAACTGCCTCATGTCATGAAAGTGCAAAATCTGGCAGTTCTTCCTGATATTTCTACAA TATCACAGACTGTCTGGATATCAGATGGAAGCCACTCTGTGCATATGTTCAGTGCAGTTGACATGGAAAATGCTTTAAATGAAATCGATGGAAATGATGAGGACGAAAAGCAGATTCATCTCCCAG GAGGCTTATATGCATATGCGATTTCCTGA
- the LOC112782851 gene encoding uncharacterized protein isoform X5, whose protein sequence is MVVVQGSKITLPNPCTTLSSILFEPTSLSLALTHSDSSLSLYPSLSLLSLSSLPSPQTLIPSPSSSSTFLLLQTAPDNINHCNSKSAPRVLFLVSAPHRAGSQILLRFYLLNHKTNAFFRPRVICSQKDLRFEHQLGVLVNSKHGVSIKLSGSVNYFAMYSVSAAKVWVFATKLDCSDDGDAVKLMRCAVIECSRPVWSVTLSFGFLLLGEENGVRVFSLRRIAKGRVKKGKNVYSKPTNGGDLVKRGGRRISSGGGEGLVDLACNGDLEGRIEKHGVAVKQTNVKLKHDDRDGGAYFVALKQNDVETKSMTRAAMPVKAISIQALSQRMFLILDSGGDVHLLSLSNSGIGVDITGRVRQLPHVMKVQNLAVLPDISTT, encoded by the exons ATGGTTGTTGTACAAGGTTCCAAGATTACCCTCCCAAATCCATGCACCACCCTCTCTTCAATCCTCTTTGAaccaacctctctctctctcgcacTAACCCACTCTGACTCCTCTCTTTCCCTttacccttctctctcccttctttctctctcttcactcCCTTCCCCGCAAACCCTAATTCCTTCCCCTTCTTCCTCCTCCACCTTCCTCCTCCTCCAAACTGCCCCTGACAATATTAATCATTGTAATTCCAAATCTGCCCCTCGCGTCCTCTTCCTAGTCTCTGCACCCCACCGCGCCGGATCCCAAATCCTCCTCCGCTTCTACCTCTTGAACCACAAAACCAACGCTTTCTTTAGGCCACGTGTTATTTGTTCCCAGAAGGACCTGCGCTTCGAGCACCAGCTGGGCGTTTTGGTAAATTCCAAGCATGGGGTTTCCATCAAGCTTTCTGGTTCCGTTAATTACTTTGCAATGTACTCCGTTTCCGCCGCAAAGGTTTGGGTTTTTGCCACAAAATTGGATTGCAGCGACGATGGCGATGCGGTGAAACTGATGAGGTGTGCGGTGATTGAGTGCTCCAGGCCTGTGTGGTCTGTTACCTTGTCGTTTGGGTTCTTGCTTCTTGGAGAAGAAAATGGAGTTAGGGTTTTCAGTCTCAGGCGAATCGCGAAAGGAAGGGTCAAGAAGGGGAAGAATGTGTATTCGAAGCCAACGAATGGCGGCGATCTGGTGAAGAGAGGAGGGAGACGAATTAGCAGTGGTGGTGGTGAAGGGCTGGTGGATTTAGCTTGCAATGGTGATTTGGAAGGGAGAATTGAGAAACATGGTGTTGCTG tgaAGCAGACAAATGTTAAATTAAAACATGATGACAGAGATGGAGGTGCATATTTTGTGGCATTGAAGCAAAATGATGTTGAAACAAAATCCATGACAAGAGCAGCAATGCCTGTGAAAGCAATTTCCATTCAGGCTCTTTCGCAGAGAATGTTTCTGATTTTGGACTCTGGCGGAGATGTACACCTGCTATCCTTGTCAAATTCTGGCATAGGTGTTGATATCACTGGTCGTGTTAGGCAACTGCCTCATGTCATGAAAGTGCAAAATCTGGCAGTTCTTCCTGATATTTCTACAA CCTAG
- the LOC112782851 gene encoding uncharacterized protein isoform X3, giving the protein MVVVQGSKITLPNPCTTLSSILFEPTSLSLALTHSDSSLSLYPSLSLLSLSSLPSPQTLIPSPSSSSTFLLLQTAPDNINHCNSKSAPRVLFLVSAPHRAGSQILLRFYLLNHKTNAFFRPRVICSQKDLRFEHQLGVLVNSKHGVSIKLSGSVNYFAMYSVSAAKVWVFATKLDCSDDGDAVKLMRCAVIECSRPVWSVTLSFGFLLLGEENGVRVFSLRRIAKGRVKKGKNVYSKPTNGGDLVKRGGRRISSGGGEGLVDLACNGDLEGRIEKHGVAVKQTNVKLKHDDRDGGAYFVALKQNDVETKSMTRAAMPVKAISIQALSQRMFLILDSGGDVHLLSLSNSGIGVDITGRVRQLPHVMKVQNLAVLPDISTIIRVLFCSEKVQDVTSVASNSVMILGQGGLYAYAIS; this is encoded by the exons ATGGTTGTTGTACAAGGTTCCAAGATTACCCTCCCAAATCCATGCACCACCCTCTCTTCAATCCTCTTTGAaccaacctctctctctctcgcacTAACCCACTCTGACTCCTCTCTTTCCCTttacccttctctctcccttctttctctctcttcactcCCTTCCCCGCAAACCCTAATTCCTTCCCCTTCTTCCTCCTCCACCTTCCTCCTCCTCCAAACTGCCCCTGACAATATTAATCATTGTAATTCCAAATCTGCCCCTCGCGTCCTCTTCCTAGTCTCTGCACCCCACCGCGCCGGATCCCAAATCCTCCTCCGCTTCTACCTCTTGAACCACAAAACCAACGCTTTCTTTAGGCCACGTGTTATTTGTTCCCAGAAGGACCTGCGCTTCGAGCACCAGCTGGGCGTTTTGGTAAATTCCAAGCATGGGGTTTCCATCAAGCTTTCTGGTTCCGTTAATTACTTTGCAATGTACTCCGTTTCCGCCGCAAAGGTTTGGGTTTTTGCCACAAAATTGGATTGCAGCGACGATGGCGATGCGGTGAAACTGATGAGGTGTGCGGTGATTGAGTGCTCCAGGCCTGTGTGGTCTGTTACCTTGTCGTTTGGGTTCTTGCTTCTTGGAGAAGAAAATGGAGTTAGGGTTTTCAGTCTCAGGCGAATCGCGAAAGGAAGGGTCAAGAAGGGGAAGAATGTGTATTCGAAGCCAACGAATGGCGGCGATCTGGTGAAGAGAGGAGGGAGACGAATTAGCAGTGGTGGTGGTGAAGGGCTGGTGGATTTAGCTTGCAATGGTGATTTGGAAGGGAGAATTGAGAAACATGGTGTTGCTG tgaAGCAGACAAATGTTAAATTAAAACATGATGACAGAGATGGAGGTGCATATTTTGTGGCATTGAAGCAAAATGATGTTGAAACAAAATCCATGACAAGAGCAGCAATGCCTGTGAAAGCAATTTCCATTCAGGCTCTTTCGCAGAGAATGTTTCTGATTTTGGACTCTGGCGGAGATGTACACCTGCTATCCTTGTCAAATTCTGGCATAGGTGTTGATATCACTGGTCGTGTTAGGCAACTGCCTCATGTCATGAAAGTGCAAAATCTGGCAGTTCTTCCTGATATTTCTACAA TTATTCGAGTTCTTTTCTGTAGTGAGAAGGTCCAAGATGTCACTTCTGTTGCTTCAAATTCTGTTATGATTCTTGGacaag GAGGCTTATATGCATATGCGATTTCCTGA
- the LOC112782851 gene encoding uncharacterized protein isoform X4, which produces MVVVQGSKITLPNPCTTLSSILFEPTSLSLALTHSDSSLSLYPSLSLLSLSSLPSPQTLIPSPSSSSTFLLLQTAPDNINHCNSKSAPRVLFLVSAPHRAGSQILLRFYLLNHKTNAFFRPRVICSQKDLRFEHQLGVLVNSKHGVSIKLSGSVNYFAMYSVSAAKVWVFATKLDCSDDGDAVKLMRCAVIECSRPVWSVTLSFGFLLLGEENGVRVFSLRRIAKGRVKKGKNVYSKPTNGGDLVKRGGRRISSGGGEGLVDLACNGDLEGRIEKHGVAVKQTNVKLKHDDRDGGAYFVALKQNDVETKSMTRAAMPVKAISIQALSQRMFLILDSGGDVHLLSLSNSGIGVDITGRVRQLPHVMKVQNLAVLPDISTRLICSLEAHFLPIYLCFNLSI; this is translated from the exons ATGGTTGTTGTACAAGGTTCCAAGATTACCCTCCCAAATCCATGCACCACCCTCTCTTCAATCCTCTTTGAaccaacctctctctctctcgcacTAACCCACTCTGACTCCTCTCTTTCCCTttacccttctctctcccttctttctctctcttcactcCCTTCCCCGCAAACCCTAATTCCTTCCCCTTCTTCCTCCTCCACCTTCCTCCTCCTCCAAACTGCCCCTGACAATATTAATCATTGTAATTCCAAATCTGCCCCTCGCGTCCTCTTCCTAGTCTCTGCACCCCACCGCGCCGGATCCCAAATCCTCCTCCGCTTCTACCTCTTGAACCACAAAACCAACGCTTTCTTTAGGCCACGTGTTATTTGTTCCCAGAAGGACCTGCGCTTCGAGCACCAGCTGGGCGTTTTGGTAAATTCCAAGCATGGGGTTTCCATCAAGCTTTCTGGTTCCGTTAATTACTTTGCAATGTACTCCGTTTCCGCCGCAAAGGTTTGGGTTTTTGCCACAAAATTGGATTGCAGCGACGATGGCGATGCGGTGAAACTGATGAGGTGTGCGGTGATTGAGTGCTCCAGGCCTGTGTGGTCTGTTACCTTGTCGTTTGGGTTCTTGCTTCTTGGAGAAGAAAATGGAGTTAGGGTTTTCAGTCTCAGGCGAATCGCGAAAGGAAGGGTCAAGAAGGGGAAGAATGTGTATTCGAAGCCAACGAATGGCGGCGATCTGGTGAAGAGAGGAGGGAGACGAATTAGCAGTGGTGGTGGTGAAGGGCTGGTGGATTTAGCTTGCAATGGTGATTTGGAAGGGAGAATTGAGAAACATGGTGTTGCTG tgaAGCAGACAAATGTTAAATTAAAACATGATGACAGAGATGGAGGTGCATATTTTGTGGCATTGAAGCAAAATGATGTTGAAACAAAATCCATGACAAGAGCAGCAATGCCTGTGAAAGCAATTTCCATTCAGGCTCTTTCGCAGAGAATGTTTCTGATTTTGGACTCTGGCGGAGATGTACACCTGCTATCCTTGTCAAATTCTGGCATAGGTGTTGATATCACTGGTCGTGTTAGGCAACTGCCTCATGTCATGAAAGTGCAAAATCTGGCAGTTCTTCCTGATATTTCTACAA GATTAATATGCAGCCTAGAGGCACACTTTCTGCCAATATATCTCTGTTTCAACTTAAGCATCTAG